Within the Deltaproteobacteria bacterium genome, the region GTCTGAAACAAGTTTATTTTCAGGAAAATTATTGACAGCCCATGACTTACAGGATGAGCAAGCAGTTGTTATGCGTATAATTCATAGGCTCGATTCCAAAACTATTCCTTTACCCTATTCGTTAGATCTTTCCATTGGCTCAGAGGGACAGTTTGATGGAAAACTAAAGGGAGGGGATGTAAGCATCTATTTAGATATAAAATTGCAAAGTGCAAAGATAAAGTCCTACAATAACTCGGCTGCACTCAGGGCAACCTTCAATATTTTACTGTCTTCCGATAATTCTTCCGACTCACCCCAAAAAAGTAATCTCCAATTAATCTTCAACTCAGAAGGGACTGGAGAAACGAGCGATGATGAAGACCAAGGCGGAGGCACAATTGGCCTTGATTTTGATCTTATCAATAATGCAGTGACAGGCGATTCCCATGAAATAGTCAGGTTCAATTCGACGAATAAGAATGGCATGCTCCATACCAGGTCTGTCGAGCTAAGGTTTCAGCCGGGCCCGGAATCAACTTCGCTGACAGGGGCCCCTGCACACTTATTTAATACCCCCCTTCCCGGTGAGGACCTCATAGCAACCATTCCCTTGTCCATAGATTCAGATAGCGATATTGCGTCATATACTCTATCTATAGCAGAGACAAATGCTGATGGCAGCGTTGAAAGTGTTCAAATCCCCATAAGAGTAAAAAGAAAACGCTAATATTTATCATCATTAGCGTTTAAACAAAGACCCCGGTGAAACCCGGGGCCTTACAGCCCGGAGATGGATGAACGTAAAGTTCAAATTGCTGAACGAGTAATACAAACATTAACTTTTCTTAAACAGATATTATAAATTTAAAAGGAATATGCAAATGAATCTTATTAATGTAAGGAATTTTATCACTATACAAAAAAAAATAACTTATAAGTTTACCCTTTTCAAAGGATTTGTATTGGGATCATTGATTCTTGTTTTTTCATCGGCTGCAGCCGCTAATCCTGGTTACAAGGTATTTTTTGATGGGGGCGGTTCTGATGCAGGCTCAATTGTTGGGTTTGGTGGAGCGCCGGAAGTACCAGAGGGTGTGTGTGGAATGCGCATTAGCGCAACTGCATTGTTAGATTCTTTTTATTGGGCAGAATATAGCGAATTTACTCTTGGTTCCCCAATGCAAGAACCGCCTTTTGGACCACCGAGTAGTGCAACGTATGATTTCCCTGAAGAGGATCTTGAGGCTGTTATAGAATTTACCGGCCCCTTGGGTAACAATTGTGAAGATGAGTGGGTGTTTCACTTGCCTCTTACTGGAGACTGGCCAACGTGGGCGAACGGAACCCCTCAAGGTGGAGGTGCGCTGGTGTTCAATGTGCTTCCAAATGAAATTGATTGGCTTGATTCGGGTTTTCAAGTATGGGAGGAACCCGGTGAGGATCCAACAGATCAAGAAGAACCTGAGTTTGCAAATATCTGTGATGCATTTCCTGATTTGTGCGTAGAGCCAGGTTTTGCCTATGATTCTCCATGTAATTCTCGAACTTTTGAAGATCTCTGTAATGATTATTCAGAAATTGATAAACTAAGTTTACAAGGAGAGCATCTTATGCGGAGTGCAGTCGAGGAATTGGCGGGTGCTTCTGGTAAACAATACCTTAATAAATATAAGAAAGCACATGCGGCTGTTTCTCTAGCTATGGAAGAGAGTCTATCTCTAGGAAAAGTTTCACAGCGTATCGAAAATACAAACTTAAGATATACAGAAAATAGAAATAAAGCGAGTGTTAGTGTCGGAATTATTGAGGTTGTGTTACGTTCTTGTCAAGCCACAATAAAGGATAGAATAAGGAATAGCGACACTTCTAAAATATCTCTAAAGGATGAAGCCAATTTACTTGTTAAGCGCTGTGGTACCGCGATTGAATTGCTACGTAGTGTTCGTGATGTGATACGGCATCAATATGCAACAACAGAGGAAGCGAAATAAACCGGACTCCCATTTAGCAAAAGCAAATAATTTATTGTGTAGCCTGGATTAACTACCCCGCAGCAAGCTGCGGGGTAGTTAATTTAAAAAAAAGAGATAATTAACTATGAAAAATTAAAAACTAAAATTGAAGCAGCAGGCAGCCAAATGGGTTTGCATCAAATCTGGGTGTTTTCTTCTAGAGACCCCGTGGTAACTGAAGATATTATTTCACGCTATGAAACTATTATGGCTTGGTTCAGGTTTGCAACCTGAACAATTAAATTCCCCTAACAACTAAGAAAGCACAATCCGATCAAAATGATTGATCCAAGTTACAAACCTGAACCAACAAAAAATCAAAACCAAGAACCTTACGCTGAAATAATTTTTAACTATAGCTGCGGAAAAAAGCAATCCAACAAAAACTCCTTCAATATCAATGGGTTATTATTTCCTTTCATTTTCCCCTCCAATATGTACCTCCCCTGTAACCTGCCAGGTGTTAAGGTTTTGCCATGGAGTAAAGGCTGAAGGACTGCCATAAACCCCTCCATGATCTGCCTATACAAGGGGAACCCTGGCCCTTTCCATAAAATTGCGGGAATTATCGATGAAACAGATAAGCCATAAAAATTATTAAAGGAGATTTACAGATGAAAAAAGAGAAAAGATTTTCAATCATTGCAATATTTGTCATATTACTTGCCACGGTCCTCACTGCATGCGGCAGCAGTGGCGGCGGTAGTGGTACTGGCAGCACTGCAAATGGTCTTGCTAAAAGTAATTTTAAAAAAAATATTAATTATAGCGATACTGTCTGGTTTGCACAATTCGGCAGTTATACCAGCTTTCGATCTCATCATCTCTACCATGCCGAAGATATTAAGGGTTCCGGTAACATTACAGCGCTGCGATTTCGATATGATAGCGATTTGCTAACAGATACTACCTGCAATAATACAACAATTAAGCTCGGCCATACAAATGTCACGGATTTGACGACAACATTTAACGATGCCGTTGAAACAGGCCAAGGAGGTTTTGTCACTGTAATTGATAACACGACAGTGAATATCCCCACCGGTGCGGCCGGTGAGTTCTTCGAAATACCGCTAACGGGCACTTTCAACTACAATGGCGTTGATAATCTGCTCCTTGAGATTTCGAGAACATCTGCATGCTCGGAAATAGTCTATTTGGATGCAGGGAGTGCAGTGGGGTACACAGCGAGTGTTATTGCAACTTCCGCCACTGAAGCAACGGGCTTAACTACAACAGCCAACATTACAATTTCCTTTAAATTTTCCGGCGGCGACAATGAACTGAACTTTGCCGGTGCAGCAAGTACGATCAATCCATTTTCAGTTTGGCTTCCCAGGGTACAAACCCTTTATAGAGCAACTGAGATAGATGGCTCCGGCCCTATCAGTGGTGTTGCTTTTCAGATGGATAGTACTTCCTTGCAAAATGACGTCACCTATACACTTAAGCTGGGCCATACCACTTTTTCGGCCCTGTCGAGTAGCTTTGACATCAACTTTAACTCGGGCACAGCTGTCACGGTTGCAAATGCCATAAACTTTACCATCCCGGCAGGGCTTCAGGGGGGAGACTATTTCTGGGTACCCATTCCTGACGGAATATTCACCTATAACGGCACCGACAACCTCCTTGTCGAGGTTGACGTCACTGCAGCAACCGGCAATACAGATTTAAGGGTTGCTTATACCGAAGAAGGGCGCAGAGTTTATGAAAACAACATTGCAGGTACTGTTGATACTGTAGCTCCCCACATTAAACTCCGCTTTAAGGGGGCTCCTGTTCAGATAATGCCGGCGGGAAACACGTCTTCCAGTCAGGTACTTGGTGGGAGACCGATAACCGGAGCCGGTCAGGTACAAAGTCTTTATACCGCCGATCTTGTGGGCACGGGCGGTACCATTAGCAGCATCAGTCTGCGGCTCACTGCAGGTTCGGTGGCAGCAACCATTTCGGATTATAAAATCTATATGGGAGCTACCAACAAGACGGCATTTAACGTGGCAGATATCTATTCCAGCAATATGGAACTGAGCTCTACGCTCGTCTTCAATGGAAACTTTCACATACCTTCAAAGCTTAAGGCAGGTGACTGGATAACGATTCCACTTCAAACCGGTTTTACTTATGACTCAACAAAAAACATGAGCATACTCTTTATGGCTGATTCTGCTTCACCGGGAAATAATCCCGTTTCATACTCTGATAACGCAGCGCGCTTTCCCGATCATTCCGTTGGGAGGAATGATAATACAGTTGATATTACCGGTACACCTATCTGGAGTGATAATGCCATATTAGATGTACATCTGAATTTTTCTGAATAATAAATTGTTCAGTTATTATATTCATCCGGCGGGCTTGTTCCGCCGGTTTTTTCCTATAAAGAAAAAAAGATGCCCCTTAACATATGGGCAACGGTTAAACATAATAAATGCCATAACAATAACAAATGGAGAAAAAATGACTGACACAGCCAAAATTATGGATGAGTCCATCAAGCTGGAGCTTAATATTTCAAAACTTTACACACTCTTTCTCAGGATATTCCCTGAACATAGGGACTTCTGGTGGACACTTTCTATTGAAGAGAAAAACCACGCCTCCCTGCTTTTAGCAGGAAAACATCACTTTGCTCGCTTTAGTATGATGCCTGAAAATATGCTGGCAGCAAAACTGGAAAAGCTGGAAATGATAAACGATGAACTTGAGCTTTTAATTTATAAGCTTGCCCGTATACCGCCTTCGGAAGAAGATGCCTTTGACCTGGCTATCGGGATCGAGGAGTCGGCAGGAGAAGTTCACTTTCAGAATTTTATGCAAAAAAGAAGCGACAAACCTCTTGAAAAAATTTTTCATAAGCTTAACAGTGGTGATGAGGATCACGCAGACAGGATCAGGCGTTATAAGGCAAAATATGTGATGAGCGGCAATATCAGCATTGGCAGTTCCTCTATTGAAAGCGCCGTATAAGCTTCACAAAAAAAAGGGGGGGGGGGAAGTTGTTCATTAGTTGAGTGACTATTGCAAAGTGTGAAAGAACAATTGAATAGTGGCTTGCTGCTTGCTTAATCTACTAATGAAAAATGCCCACCTTTCTTTTTTTACGCTTAAACCTTCAACCGTAAGCAACTAACTCAACAGGCAACGATCCTTCGCCTGTTTATATTCCAGAGTGCCTTTCTTCTTGAACATTACTTCCTATAACACACAGAATTATCCTTCACTTATTCATAGCGGATTAAAATCCCTAATCACCAAAAGAAATATTTATAAAAACTTGCAAGTGGAAAAATAGATAGTAGAGTTTATTTAAGGGTGGGGCTCCTTTCTTCTTCGTCTTGCCATAAAAATGGCACACTTCTTAATAAGAGAGAACTTGCAGTCACTATCCCGACTATCTTAAGAACAACAAGAAAATTCTCGTTATTGAATGTTATCAATAAAACTTTTAATTTAGCACTACAAACCCAAACCTGAAAGGAAAGGAGAGGAGAAGTGAATGAAGATAGCAAATGCCCGGTAACGGGTGGGTCCAACAAATCCACTGCCCGCAAAGGCACATCCAACCAGGACTGGTGGCCGAAACAGTTGAACTTCAAGATTCTTCATCAGAATTCTCTTATGAGCAATCCAATGGGTGAGAAGTTCAACTACGCTGAGGAATTCAAGAAACTCGACCTGGAAGCCCTGAAGAAGGACCTCTGTGCACTGATGACGGACTCACAGGACTGGTGGCCGGCTGATTACGGTCACTACGGGCCGCTCTTCATCCGGATGGCGTGGCACAGCGCAGGCACATACCGCACCGGCGACGGCCGCGGAGGCGCGGGATCCGGAACCCAACGCTTTGCGCCCCTCAACAGCTGGCCGGACAATGCGAACCTTGACAAGGCGCGCCGGCTGCTCTGGCCAATCAAGCAGAAATACGGTAAAAAGATCTCCTGGGCCGACCTCATGATACTTGCCGGTAACTGTGCTCTTGAGTCGATGGGATTAAAGACCTTCGGCTTCGCAGGCGGGCGCGAGGACGTCTGGGAGCCGGAAGAGGACATTTACTGGGGGAGCGAAAGCGAATGGCTTGGCGACAAGCGCTACTCCGGTGATCGGGACTTGGAGAATCCCCTTGCCGCCGTCCAGATGGGCCTCATCTACGTGAACCCTGAAGGGCCCAACGGTGAACCGAGCGCCGTCGCATCGGGCCGCGACATTCGAGAGACCTTCGGACGCATGGCCATGAATGACGAGGAAACGGTCGCTCTCATCGCCGGAGGTCACACATTCGGGAAATGTCACGGCGCCGGTGATGCGGCGCTCGTCGGCCCCGAACCGGAAGGCGCAAGAATCGAAGAACAAGGGCTTGGCTGGAAAAGCAGCTTCGGCAGCGGCAAGGGAGATGACACGATCACCAGTGGTATCGAAGGCGCCTGGACACCCAAACCGACCCAGTGGGATATGGGCTATTTCGACGTGCTCTTCGGCTACGATTGGGATCTGGTTAAGAGCCCAGCCGGGGCCTGGCAGTGGGTCCCCGTCAATGTGAATGAAAGGGATCTCGCACCGGCCGCTCACGATGCATCGAAGCGGGTTACAACCATCATGACCACAGCCGATATGGCTCTGAGGATGGACCCCATCTATGGGCCGATCTCAAAGCGGTTCCACGAGAACCCCGAGGAGTTTGCAGACGCCTTTGCCAGGGCGTGGTTCAAGCTGACCCACCGTGACATGGGCCCACGCTCGTGCTACCTCGGTCCGGAGGTGCCTGCCGAAGAACTTATTTGGCAAGATCCGATGCCCGCAGTCGATCATGAGCTGATCGATGCACAGGATGTGGCAGACCTTAAGGGCAAGCTCCTTGCCTCGGGCCTGTCTGTCTCCCAACTGGTCTCGACGGCCTGGGCGTCGGCATCAACATTCCGTGGTTCAGACAAGCGCGGCGGTGCGAACGGGGCGCGCATTCGTCTTGCGCCGCAAAAGGATTGGCAAGTCAACGAGCCGACCCAACTAAAAACTGTGCTTCAGACCCTTGAGAAAATCCAAAAGGAGTTCAACGGCGCTCAGTCAGGCGGGAAGAGGATTTCTCTCGCCGACTTGATTGTCCTTGGTGGATGCGCAGGTGTCGAGCAAGCTGCGAAGGATGCCGGTCACCATGTGACTGTTCCCTTCACACCGGGGCGCACCGATGCGTCGCAAGAGCAAACCGACGTGGAGTCATTCGCCGTACTCGAACCGGCTGCAGACGGGTTCCGTAACTACCTCAAAACCAAATACGCCGTAGCGGCGGAAAAGCTGCTCGTTGATCGTGCACAACTGCTGACGCTGACCGCTCCCGAGATGACGGTTCTCCTTGGCGGTATGCGCGTCTTGAATACCAACTTCGGACAATCCCGACAGGGTGTCTTCACCGAGCGACCGGAGACGCTCACCAATGACTTCTTCGTCAATCTGCTCGACATGAGTACGACATGGAAGGCGACCTCGGAAGAGGATGACCTGTTCGAGGGTCGTCATCACACAACGGGCGAACTCAAGTGGACAGGCGGCCGTGTCGACCTGATCTTCGGTTCCAACTCCCAACTTCGGGCCCTGGCGGAAGTCTACGGAAGTGAGGACTCCCAGAAAAAGTTCCTCCATGACTTTGTAGCGGTGTGGAATAAAATAATGAACCTTGACCGTTTCGACCTCCCTTGATCGCAGTATAAATGTCTTCTAAGGCTTCTGACAGGGCGGTAAAAAAAACCGATACTTAATTTTGGAAACTGGAAAACATAACTATCTATAAAAGGAGAAATATTTATGAAAATGAATAGGCCTTTTACATGGCTATTTGTTGCGTTTGTTTCATGGTCTATTTTAAGCCTCACTGTTCTTACAGGGTGTAACAAGGTAGCGCTAACGAAGCATGAACCCATTACACAGCAAATGATAACCATGGTAGAGCATAATGCGGAATTAGAAGAAATGCTTGTAGAGTCAATTGAAAAGGCAAAAAAAATCAATCCCGATAAGGTAATGAATCCGGCCCAAACATTAGAAGAATATTATGCCTTTATCGATTGGGCGGCAAAGGCCATGCCCTGGTCGATTCTACCGAACCTTCCCTATCCCAAGTTATACGAACAGATCGATCAGAGTTTGGATTACTTCTATTTCATCAATGACCAACCGCTTGCCGAATTAAAAGACAAAGGCTATTACAACAATTCACTTCAATACCATGAACCCTATCGTACATGGTTGATCAACTTTACAAAAGAATGGGGTATGTATTTAAGCACTAAGGAGTCGTGGAATAATGAGTACTACAAAAAGGCCCTGGCTGATGAAAGGTTCGGATTGCAGAACGGCTGGTATGAAGATCCGTCAAAATGGAAAACATTCAATGATTTTTTTGCAAGGTTTCTGAAATCCCCCGATCAACGTCCCATCAAATCTCCAAATGATCCGTCAATTGTCACATCTCCCGCCGATTCAACGCCTCAGGGTGTATGGAAAATAGATAAAAATTCCAATATTGTGGCTAAGGGCGGCGTCGCCATCAAATCCAATATTTTCAAATCCATCAAGGTTCTTATCGGTAAAGACAGCGCCTATAAAAATGAATTTGCCAATGGTACCTTAACCCATACCTTTCTCGATGTGAACGATTATCATCGCTATCATTTTCCCGTGGGCGGGACAATAAAAGAAGTGCGCATTATTATGAGCGATGATGCGGCCGGCGGTATTACAAAATGGGATGCTCAACGCAAGAAATATGTTCTTGAGTCTAAAACTCCCGGTTGGCAAAATATTGAAACACGGGGTTGCCTGATTATTGAAACGGAAAAGTACGGCCTGGTAGCCTTGTTGCCCATAGGAATGTCACAGGTATCGTCCGTTAATTTTGAAAATACCTTCACGATAGGCGATACAGTCAAAAAGGGAGACATGCTTGGATATTTCCTCTTTGGCGGTTCAGATTTTGTACTGCTTTTTCAAGATAAAGTTGATTTTAAATTAACCGTATCACAAGACGATAATAACAACTATCAACATCTTTTAATGGGTGAAGAATACGGTAAACTTACATTAAAAAAATGAAAGGAGATAAAAAGATGTGCATAAAGTTAAATTTTATCAACCAATCGAATGACAGTAATAATTCAGAAGTCGTCATATTTCAAAAAAACGCCAATACCGACTTTGACGAGTTGGCAGTGGCCTGGACAGTCATTAAAAACTGCGGCATAGGAGACCATCATCCTTTTGTATATCCTCACAAAATGACCATAGCCGCTTCCGACAGTTACGGGAATTATACGCCCCAACTTAATGCCGAACCCGGTCAGTTATTTCATGTTGCGCTGCAACCCTCCGGCAATGAATTATCCTATGTCGGCCCCGGCAGCAGCCCAAAGGAGGTTCAGTTAAGAAACGATCTGCAAAAAGGCGCAATTAATGCCTACATATACAAAGACGGTAAGGTTCTGGCCCAAAAGACAGGCATCGCTCCCGCTCAAATGGCCGTCTTTGAGTTCAAACCCACCCTTTGGATAGGGGTAGCTTCTGAAGTGGAGGAGGGACAAACGATGAACTCGGCCATCATATCCAATATCAATACAGAGCTTAATCTCCTCGGCATAAGCAGCGCCGACATTGTCATGAGGGGGGGAGGTGCAGGCTCAAGCGCTACGCCATTTACCTTTACCCTGGAAAATGTCACCATGGCACAACGTGCTCAGCAAGCATAGACATAATAGCTGACAGTTAAAAGAAGTCAATTTAAAGGGCATCCCTCC harbors:
- a CDS encoding phosphatidylserine decarboxylase, with protein sequence MKMNRPFTWLFVAFVSWSILSLTVLTGCNKVALTKHEPITQQMITMVEHNAELEEMLVESIEKAKKINPDKVMNPAQTLEEYYAFIDWAAKAMPWSILPNLPYPKLYEQIDQSLDYFYFINDQPLAELKDKGYYNNSLQYHEPYRTWLINFTKEWGMYLSTKESWNNEYYKKALADERFGLQNGWYEDPSKWKTFNDFFARFLKSPDQRPIKSPNDPSIVTSPADSTPQGVWKIDKNSNIVAKGGVAIKSNIFKSIKVLIGKDSAYKNEFANGTLTHTFLDVNDYHRYHFPVGGTIKEVRIIMSDDAAGGITKWDAQRKKYVLESKTPGWQNIETRGCLIIETEKYGLVALLPIGMSQVSSVNFENTFTIGDTVKKGDMLGYFLFGGSDFVLLFQDKVDFKLTVSQDDNNNYQHLLMGEEYGKLTLKK
- the katG gene encoding catalase/peroxidase HPI, which gives rise to MNEDSKCPVTGGSNKSTARKGTSNQDWWPKQLNFKILHQNSLMSNPMGEKFNYAEEFKKLDLEALKKDLCALMTDSQDWWPADYGHYGPLFIRMAWHSAGTYRTGDGRGGAGSGTQRFAPLNSWPDNANLDKARRLLWPIKQKYGKKISWADLMILAGNCALESMGLKTFGFAGGREDVWEPEEDIYWGSESEWLGDKRYSGDRDLENPLAAVQMGLIYVNPEGPNGEPSAVASGRDIRETFGRMAMNDEETVALIAGGHTFGKCHGAGDAALVGPEPEGARIEEQGLGWKSSFGSGKGDDTITSGIEGAWTPKPTQWDMGYFDVLFGYDWDLVKSPAGAWQWVPVNVNERDLAPAAHDASKRVTTIMTTADMALRMDPIYGPISKRFHENPEEFADAFARAWFKLTHRDMGPRSCYLGPEVPAEELIWQDPMPAVDHELIDAQDVADLKGKLLASGLSVSQLVSTAWASASTFRGSDKRGGANGARIRLAPQKDWQVNEPTQLKTVLQTLEKIQKEFNGAQSGGKRISLADLIVLGGCAGVEQAAKDAGHHVTVPFTPGRTDASQEQTDVESFAVLEPAADGFRNYLKTKYAVAAEKLLVDRAQLLTLTAPEMTVLLGGMRVLNTNFGQSRQGVFTERPETLTNDFFVNLLDMSTTWKATSEEDDLFEGRHHTTGELKWTGGRVDLIFGSNSQLRALAEVYGSEDSQKKFLHDFVAVWNKIMNLDRFDLP